The Acetomicrobium flavidum genome window below encodes:
- a CDS encoding biotin--[acetyl-CoA-carboxylase] ligase: protein MSFIMKKLKTDRGYIPLYEFNCVESTQRMAKVLYDRYKHDTYVVWAKEQLKGRGRRERVWHSPRGGLYFSLFYENLEVRFPQLASLASGLAMREALKEIADISCDLKWPNDILYRDKKLCGILSEAASCGTDVHRVIIGVGVNVNAEIPHELKDIAVCLKEIIGNEVDLEGLLSLSAERLLFRIAQLETKEGQEEILDSYKRHCTTLGSTVTIILDEGSITGQAIDITQEGALQVLASGTLHSIATGDVIHVRKRG from the coding sequence ATGTCATTTATAATGAAAAAATTAAAGACGGATAGAGGATACATTCCCTTGTATGAGTTCAATTGCGTAGAATCGACGCAACGCATGGCCAAGGTGCTTTACGACAGATATAAACATGACACCTACGTCGTGTGGGCCAAGGAACAGCTAAAGGGCAGGGGAAGAAGGGAGAGGGTCTGGCATTCCCCGCGGGGCGGACTATATTTTTCCCTCTTTTACGAAAACCTGGAAGTTCGTTTTCCCCAACTTGCAAGCCTCGCCTCCGGGCTGGCAATGAGGGAAGCCTTAAAGGAGATTGCCGATATATCCTGCGACCTGAAATGGCCAAACGATATCCTATATCGAGACAAAAAGCTTTGTGGTATATTAAGCGAGGCCGCAAGCTGCGGCACAGACGTTCATCGCGTAATAATTGGCGTGGGCGTAAACGTAAATGCCGAGATTCCGCATGAGTTGAAGGACATCGCCGTCTGCCTGAAGGAGATAATCGGAAACGAGGTGGATCTCGAAGGTTTGCTGTCCCTCTCCGCCGAAAGGCTCCTTTTTAGGATTGCGCAACTTGAGACTAAAGAAGGACAGGAAGAGATATTGGACAGTTACAAAAGGCACTGCACGACTCTGGGCTCTACTGTAACCATTATCTTGGATGAAGGGTCCATTACAGGGCAAGCCATAGATATAACCCAAGAAGGGGCACTGCAGGTCTTAGCGTCAGGCACGTTGCATTCGATAGCTACGGGCGATGTCATACATGTAAGAAAAAGGGGGTGA
- the pyrF gene encoding orotidine-5'-phosphate decarboxylase: MSEIVLALDTEDLASADRMLELLGSKLKFVKIGPRLFYLGGRNFVMSLKNRWNVLLDVKLHDIPNTVGGAVSALAEMGIFGLTLHVAGGEKMLREAVKRRDEVNPDMKIFGVTVLTSIDESEWGALAPGSTLEEAIKARTRLAERSGIDGVVCSPKDLTTVKEVSGKLLTLVPGVRPKGASLDDQARIMTPAEAKKRGADFIVLGRPILAAPDPLEALTGIMNEVG; encoded by the coding sequence TTGAGCGAAATCGTATTGGCATTGGATACCGAGGATTTGGCTTCCGCCGATAGGATGCTAGAATTATTGGGTTCAAAGCTGAAGTTTGTCAAGATCGGTCCCAGGCTGTTTTATCTGGGCGGAAGGAATTTTGTGATGTCGCTAAAAAACAGATGGAACGTATTGTTGGACGTCAAATTGCACGATATACCGAATACTGTGGGAGGAGCAGTTTCCGCCCTCGCCGAGATGGGAATATTTGGATTGACATTGCACGTGGCAGGCGGAGAGAAGATGCTGCGCGAGGCAGTAAAGAGGCGCGACGAAGTAAACCCTGATATGAAGATATTTGGCGTAACTGTCTTAACCAGCATCGACGAGTCGGAATGGGGCGCCTTGGCGCCGGGCTCGACGCTTGAAGAGGCCATAAAGGCCAGGACCAGGCTAGCCGAAAGGTCCGGCATAGATGGGGTCGTATGTTCGCCCAAGGATTTGACGACGGTAAAAGAGGTGTCAGGCAAGCTGCTGACATTAGTTCCAGGAGTCAGGCCGAAGGGTGCATCCCTTGACGATCAGGCCAGGATCATGACGCCCGCTGAGGCTAAAAAAAGAGGGGCGGATTTTATAGTCCTGGGAAGGCCGATACTTGCCGCCCCCGACCCCCTTGAGGCTTTAACCGGTATAATGAATGAGGTCGGTTAA
- the pyrE gene encoding orotate phosphoribosyltransferase, whose product MDEMDIRGKLMEMLTDSGALLEGHFLLTSGLHSGHYLQCALLLRFPWYASFAGEELAKLIKPLGPEIIASPALGGIIIGHEVARALGVPFIFCEREDGRMKLRRFPTPEGMKFAVIEDVVTTGGSVAEVGELLKSMGGIWVASGCIVDRSGQNGFAKLPGELLSLAKMSFPVYRPDECPLCGRGLPLVKPGSRKR is encoded by the coding sequence ATGGACGAGATGGACATAAGGGGAAAACTTATGGAGATGCTTACAGACAGCGGAGCGTTGCTTGAGGGCCATTTCTTGCTCACCTCGGGGCTTCATAGCGGCCATTACTTGCAGTGTGCCCTGCTTTTGCGCTTTCCTTGGTATGCATCCTTTGCGGGCGAAGAGCTTGCCAAGCTGATAAAGCCCCTCGGCCCAGAGATAATAGCAAGCCCCGCGCTGGGCGGAATAATAATAGGTCACGAGGTTGCGAGGGCGTTGGGCGTGCCCTTCATATTTTGCGAAAGAGAAGACGGCCGGATGAAGCTCCGTCGTTTCCCGACACCCGAGGGCATGAAGTTTGCCGTCATAGAAGACGTGGTTACCACTGGCGGCTCAGTGGCAGAGGTTGGCGAATTGCTGAAGTCCATGGGAGGAATATGGGTGGCCTCGGGATGCATCGTCGACAGGAGCGGACAGAATGGCTTTGCCAAACTGCCTGGGGAGCTTCTTAGCCTCGCGAAAATGTCCTTTCCCGTTTACAGGCCTGACGAATGTCCCCTTTGCGGGCGAGGACTTCCCTTGGTTAAGCCAGGCAGCAGAAAGCGCTAG
- the selD gene encoding selenide, water dikinase SelD, producing the protein MRLTELARTSGUAAKLGPADLNKLLDRFTPQDHPRLLSSWRGGEDAALWVLSDERAAVLTVDIITPVVDDPYVWGQIAAANSLSDVFAMGGRPLLALNVVGFPINCLPLEMLSSILEGGMERTTRAGAIVAGGHTVEDEEPKFGLVVYGEVSLTEIWYTRGARPGDQLILTKPLGSGVLVTALKADMLEDDEANNLISVMTQLNDLPLRLPKEIRCKVHACTDVTGFGLIGHLADMLGEDINIKLYAKEIPLLKGVLQKVSMGLVPAGAYRNKAYYTEAGKAANLESLDEDMRDVLFDPQTSGGLLLAVDPSVANEALKLIKDAGFEESSIIGEAVQGCGKIEIE; encoded by the coding sequence TTGCGATTGACCGAATTGGCCAGGACGAGCGGTTGAGCAGCCAAATTGGGTCCGGCGGACCTCAATAAACTGCTCGATAGGTTTACGCCGCAGGATCACCCCAGGTTGCTTTCCTCATGGAGGGGCGGAGAGGATGCTGCCCTGTGGGTCTTGTCCGACGAACGTGCCGCTGTTCTTACGGTTGACATCATCACCCCCGTCGTAGACGACCCCTACGTCTGGGGACAGATCGCCGCGGCAAACTCCCTAAGTGACGTCTTTGCCATGGGGGGAAGGCCTTTGCTTGCCCTAAATGTCGTTGGATTTCCCATCAATTGTCTCCCCTTGGAGATGCTCTCTTCCATTCTGGAGGGAGGCATGGAAAGGACGACAAGGGCAGGAGCCATTGTGGCAGGGGGACACACCGTAGAGGACGAAGAACCCAAATTCGGCCTGGTCGTATACGGCGAAGTGTCCCTCACGGAAATATGGTACACAAGGGGAGCTAGACCTGGGGATCAACTAATACTTACCAAACCTCTTGGAAGCGGAGTGCTGGTAACGGCCCTAAAGGCCGATATGCTTGAGGATGATGAGGCGAACAACCTGATATCAGTGATGACGCAGCTTAACGACCTTCCCTTGCGTTTGCCCAAAGAGATACGGTGCAAAGTTCATGCCTGCACGGATGTCACGGGTTTTGGGCTGATCGGACATCTGGCGGACATGCTCGGTGAAGACATCAACATAAAGTTATACGCAAAAGAAATACCCCTGCTTAAAGGCGTATTGCAGAAGGTCTCCATGGGCTTGGTCCCTGCAGGAGCTTACCGCAATAAGGCTTACTACACCGAGGCGGGCAAGGCAGCAAACTTGGAGTCGCTCGACGAAGATATGCGGGATGTATTGTTCGATCCCCAGACATCCGGCGGACTGCTTTTGGCCGTCGATCCTTCCGTAGCAAATGAGGCGCTAAAATTGATCAAAGATGCAGGATTCGAAGAAAGCAGCATCATAGGTGAGGCCGTGCAAGGCTGCGGGAAGATCGAGATAGAATGA
- the prfB gene encoding peptide chain release factor 2 (programmed frameshift), producing the protein MELKPISTVLEELRSSINELREAFDVDSIKKQAETLLERASLPDFWASSDAQGVTQKLSYLQDKLDQWQKMESAYEELVILAELIGESDDEELLAEFYEKASRLQREIESVEMELLLDEEYDKSNAILTVHAGAGGLDAQDWAEMLFRMYLRWAERHGYETQVIDALPDQEAGIKYATVLIRGFCSYGYLKAEKGIHRLVRISPFDSSKRRHTSFASVEVMPELPDDVDIEIRPEDIKMETFRASGAGGQYVNMTDSAVRLIHVPTGIVVTCQNERSQHMNRQMALRLLKARLYERYQQEKQKKLEDLHGEKKEIGWGSQIRSYVLHPYTMVKDHRTGYTSYNVDSVLDGDIDDFIFAYLRMRKNLIKAKGA; encoded by the exons ATGGAACTTAAGCCTATTTCAACTGTCTTGGAGGAACTGCGCTCGTCCATAAATGAGCTGCGG GAAGCCTTTGACGTAGATTCGATAAAAAAGCAGGCAGAGACCTTGCTGGAGAGGGCGTCATTGCCTGATTTTTGGGCCTCTTCTGATGCTCAAGGCGTAACACAAAAACTATCTTACCTGCAGGACAAGCTTGACCAGTGGCAAAAGATGGAGAGTGCATATGAAGAGCTGGTCATCTTAGCGGAGCTCATCGGAGAGAGCGACGATGAAGAGCTTTTGGCTGAATTTTACGAAAAGGCATCCCGTCTTCAAAGGGAAATAGAATCCGTAGAGATGGAGCTCTTGCTTGACGAGGAATATGATAAGTCTAACGCGATCCTGACGGTACATGCGGGTGCAGGCGGTCTGGACGCCCAAGACTGGGCGGAGATGTTGTTTAGGATGTACTTGCGCTGGGCGGAAAGGCACGGTTACGAGACGCAGGTCATAGATGCCTTGCCCGATCAGGAGGCCGGAATAAAGTACGCCACCGTGCTTATAAGGGGTTTCTGCTCATACGGTTACCTTAAGGCCGAAAAGGGCATACACAGATTGGTGAGGATATCCCCCTTCGATTCGTCCAAAAGGAGGCATACCAGTTTTGCCTCTGTGGAGGTAATGCCGGAGTTGCCCGACGACGTGGACATAGAGATCAGGCCGGAGGACATAAAGATGGAGACCTTTAGGGCAAGCGGCGCTGGGGGACAGTACGTCAACATGACCGACTCAGCTGTGAGGCTCATACATGTCCCTACGGGCATAGTGGTCACTTGTCAGAACGAGAGATCGCAGCACATGAACAGGCAGATGGCCCTGCGACTTCTCAAGGCCAGGCTCTACGAAAGGTATCAGCAGGAGAAGCAAAAGAAGCTTGAAGATCTTCACGGAGAGAAGAAGGAGATAGGTTGGGGCAGCCAAATTAGATCGTATGTATTGCATCCTTACACCATGGTCAAAGATCATCGTACCGGCTATACGTCCTACAATGTCGATTCGGTCTTGGATGGCGATATTGACGACTTCATATTTGCCTACCTGAGGATGCGCAAAAACCTAATAAAGGCCAAGGGGGCTTGA